Proteins from one Sabethes cyaneus chromosome 2, idSabCyanKW18_F2, whole genome shotgun sequence genomic window:
- the LOC128734005 gene encoding signal recognition particle receptor subunit alpha homolog, whose translation MLDLFTIFTKGGIVLWCFRGTNQFFAPPVNALIRSVILQERSGSYDHDGLSLQFKLDNEFELVFVVAFQKILQLSYIDKFLSDIHLEFRDKYKNDLRVENRNYSNFDFQQDFTRILEQAEKWGRLQATLPKQMRSFEESHKSKKTVSSMIERKGEQKPAASGGKKSVKIVENKVRDEPEAPLATNGGGNDDIILENRKKMMEKLNKKNKGDKPKSPKSPSQKSGKQMRVWDLGGNVKDLPNLDRCKDKPEDIRSDFTPSNEMIGTMKGGIQDLEVESESDYSDDSEGDEEEEVQYASRQSAPVVKKSGGMLSLFKGLVGSKNLTRADMQPALDKLRDHLIAKNVAADIAQKLCESVAVKLEGKVLGTFDTISSTVKNTLTEALVQILSPKRRVDILRDCLEAKKNKRPYVMSFCGVNGVGKSTNLAKICFWLIENNLNVLIAACDTFRAGAVEQLRTHMRHLNALHPAEKHAGREMVQLYEKGYGKDAAGIAMEAIRYAKDSTIDVVLIDTAGRMQDNEPLMRALAKLIKVNEPDLVLFVGEALVGNEAVDQLVKFNQALADYSANENPHIIDGIVLTKFDTIDDKVGAAISMTYITGQPIVFVGTGQTYTDLKKLNAKAVVHALMK comes from the exons ATGTTGGACTTATTTACCATATTCACTAAAGGTGGGATTGTTCTTTGGTGCTTCCGAGGCACCAATCAATTTTTTGCACCACCAGTTAATGCTCTGATTCGCAGCGTAATTCTACAG GAACGTTCTGGGTCATACGATCATGATGGACTGTCACTTCAGTTTAAGCTGGACAATGAGTTCGAGCTTGTGTTTGTTGTTGCATTCCAAAAAATACTTCAACTATCGTACATTGATAAATTTCTAAGCGATATACATTTGGAGTTCCGTGATAAATATAAGAATGATTTACGGGTTGAGAATCGCAATTATAGCAACTTCGACTTTCAACAAGATTTTACCAGGATTTTGGAGCAAGCTGAAAAGTGGGGACGCCTCCAAGCAACGCTTCCAAAACAAATGCGTAGCTTCGAGGAGTCGCACAAATCGAAGAAAACTGTGTCTTCTATGATAGAACGCAAGGGCGAGCAGAAGCCCGCTGCGAGTGGGGGGAAAAAGTCCGTTAAAATAGTTGAAAACAAAGTAAGAGACGAGCCGGAAGCTCCTTTGGCTACCAATGGCGGTGGCAATGATGATATTATCTTAGAAAATCGTAAGAAAATGATGGAGAAgttaaataagaaaaacaaGGGTGATAAACCGAAATCGCCAAAGTCACCATCACAAAAATCGGGTAAGCAAATGCGTGTGTGGGACTTAGGTGGAAACGTAAAGGATCTTCCCAATCTGGATCGCTGCAAGGATAAACCTGAGGACATTAGGAGCGATTTTACTCCGAGCAATGAAATGATTGGAACCATGAAGGGAGGTATTCAGGATCTGGAAGTCGAAAGTGAGAGCGACTATTCTGATGACAGCGAAGGAGATGAGGAGGAAGAGGTACAATACGCAAGTCGGCAAAGCGCTCCGGTTGTAAAAAAATCCGGTGGTATGCTGTCTCTCTTCAAAGGACTGGTTGGATCGAAAAATCTAACACGTGCCGATATGCAGCCAGCTTTAGATAAGTTACGTGACCATTTGATTGCCAAAAATGTGGCAGCTGACATCGCGCAGAAATTATGCGAATCGGTCGCAGTTAAATTGGAGGGAAAAGTTCTTGGAACTTTCGATACTATTTCTTCAACGGTGAAGAATACTTTGACGGAAGCACTGGTTCAGATTCTTTCACCCAAGCGCCGTGTAGATATTCTGCGTGATTGTTTGGAAGCGAAGAAAAATAAACGACCTTATGTGATGAGCTTTTGTGGCGTAAATGGGGTGGGAAAATCTACCAATCTAGCTAAAATCTGTTTCTGGTTGATCGAAAACAATCTGAACGTTCTGATTGCCGCTTGCGATACATTCCGTGCTGGAGCTGTCGAGCAGCTGCGCACTCATATGAGGCATTTAAATGCATTGCATCCGGCAGAAAAACACGCTGGTCGTGAAATGGTACAACTTTACGAGAAAGGATACGGCAAGGATGCAGCTGGTATAGCGATGGAGGCTATTCGTTATGCAAAGGACTCTACGATTGATGTTGTGTTGATTGACACCGCTGGGCGAATGCAGGACAACGAACCGCTTATGAGAGCACTGGCCAAACTTATTAAg GTCAACGAACCCGATCTGGTGTTATTTGTGGGTGAAGCTCTTGTAGGCAATGAAGCAGTCGACCAACTGGTTAAATTTAATCAAGCATTAGCCGACTATTCCGCTAATGAAAACCCGCACATTATTGATGGCATTGTTTTGACCAAATTTGACACTATTGACGATAAG GTCGGCGCTGCCATATCGATGACTTACATAACAGGTCAGCCAATCGTTTTTGTAGGAACAGGACAAACCTATACCGATTTGAAGAAATTGAATGCCAAGGCCGTTGTTCATGCATTGATGAAGTAA